A single region of the Hoeflea prorocentri genome encodes:
- a CDS encoding sigma-54-dependent transcriptional regulator, which translates to MASDILVVDDEEDIRELVSGILSDEGHETRTAGDSESALLSIAERVPRLVFLDIWLQGSKLDGLALLDEIKTRHPQLPVVMISGHGNIETAVSAIRRGAYDFIEKPFKADRLVLVAERALETSNLKREVDELKRRSGDPMDLTGTSVAISQLRQLIEKVAPTNSRVMILGPSGAGKELVARLIHGQSTRKDGPFVALNAAAITPDRMEVALFGTEAANGQERKIGALEEAHGGILYLDEIADMPKGTQNKILRVLVDQQFERVGGSKRVRVDIRVISSTSRNLEHLISEGNFREDLYHRLAVVPVRVPSLAERREDIPFLVDQFMKQISEHVGINARPIGDDAMAVLQAHDWPGNIRQLRNNIERLMILTRGDSSSAPISADMLPKEIGEMLPNVGNEDQSHVMTLPLREARELFEREYLVAQINRFGGNISKTAEFVGMERSALHRKLKTLGL; encoded by the coding sequence ATGGCGTCTGACATTCTGGTTGTTGATGACGAGGAAGATATCCGAGAGCTTGTTTCAGGTATCTTGTCCGATGAGGGTCACGAGACGCGTACCGCGGGCGACAGTGAGAGCGCGCTGCTTTCCATTGCCGAACGTGTGCCGCGTCTCGTTTTTCTTGATATCTGGTTACAAGGCAGCAAGCTCGACGGGCTTGCGCTGCTTGACGAGATCAAGACACGCCACCCGCAATTGCCTGTCGTCATGATTTCTGGGCACGGCAATATCGAAACCGCCGTCTCGGCGATACGTCGCGGCGCCTATGACTTTATCGAGAAGCCGTTCAAGGCCGACCGTCTGGTTCTGGTTGCGGAAAGAGCGCTTGAGACATCCAATCTCAAACGGGAAGTGGATGAACTGAAACGTCGCTCCGGGGATCCGATGGATCTGACGGGAACATCCGTTGCCATTTCACAGCTACGCCAGCTCATCGAGAAAGTGGCGCCGACAAACAGCCGGGTCATGATCCTCGGGCCCTCGGGCGCGGGCAAGGAACTGGTTGCCCGGCTCATTCACGGTCAATCCACCCGCAAGGACGGTCCGTTTGTTGCCCTCAATGCGGCCGCGATCACGCCCGACAGGATGGAGGTCGCCCTTTTTGGCACCGAGGCAGCCAATGGACAGGAACGTAAGATCGGCGCGCTGGAAGAGGCCCATGGGGGTATCCTTTATCTTGATGAAATCGCCGACATGCCGAAGGGAACTCAAAACAAGATCCTTCGAGTGCTGGTTGACCAGCAATTCGAACGGGTTGGCGGCTCCAAACGGGTGCGCGTTGATATCCGTGTGATTTCGTCCACGTCGCGAAACCTTGAGCACCTTATTTCGGAGGGCAACTTCCGCGAGGACCTTTACCATCGGCTGGCGGTTGTGCCGGTTCGCGTTCCCTCGCTTGCGGAACGCCGGGAGGATATCCCGTTTCTTGTCGATCAATTCATGAAGCAGATCAGCGAACATGTGGGTATCAACGCGCGGCCGATCGGCGATGACGCCATGGCGGTGCTGCAGGCCCATGATTGGCCGGGCAATATCCGTCAGCTTCGGAACAATATCGAACGGCTGATGATCCTTACAAGGGGCGATTCATCAAGCGCTCCCATAAGTGCCGATATGCTTCCCAAGGAAATTGGCGAGATGTTGCCCAATGTGGGCAATGAGGACCAAAGCCACGTCATGACTTTGCCCTTGCGGGAAGCGAGGGAGTTGTTTGAAAGGGAATATCTGGTCGCGCAGATTAACCGTTTCGGCGGAAACATTTCCAAAACCGCAGAATTCGTCGGTATGGAACGGTCTGCTTTGCATAGAAAGCTGAAAACGCTTGGTCTATAA
- the hfq gene encoding RNA chaperone Hfq, which produces MAERSQNLQDQFLNTVRKQKVPLTIFLINGVKLTGVVTSFDNFCVLLRRDGHSQLVYKHAISTIMPGQPIQMFEGEEPSREG; this is translated from the coding sequence ATGGCGGAGCGTTCCCAGAATTTGCAGGATCAATTTCTTAATACTGTTAGAAAACAAAAGGTACCGCTCACGATATTCCTGATCAATGGTGTGAAGTTGACGGGTGTGGTCACGTCATTCGACAATTTCTGCGTCCTTTTGCGTCGCGATGGTCACTCGCAGCTTGTTTACAAGCACGCGATTTCCACCATTATGCCGGGGCAACCGATACAGATGTTTGAGGGCGAAGAGCCAAGCCGTGAAGGCTGA
- the trkA gene encoding Trk system potassium transporter TrkA has product MKVIICGAGRVGYGIAERLSTEENDVSVIDTSPSLIHAIRESLDVRGYVGHGAHPEVLAQAGADQADMIIAVTLYDEVNMVACQVAHSLFNVPTKIARIRAQSYLASHYSDLFSREHMPIDVIISPEIEVGQMVLRRIALPGANDAVRFSDDLITMVAIECLEDCPVVNTPLEQLSDLFPDLTATVVGVWRDGHLIVPRSSDQLVTGDLAYVICDRSHVRRTLGLFGHEEPEATRIVISGGGNIGFFVAKTIEERQARTKVKIIENDRDRAVRIADDLNRTVVLNGSSLDQQILVEADIQDADLMVALTNDDQVNILSSVMAKRLGCKSNLALINSPAFLDFTRTLGIDAHVSPRAVTISRILQHVRRGRILAVHSVQQGAAEVVEAQALETSPIVGKELRELDLPHGIRLGALYRDGQVMRPDGDSKIKTGDRVVLLARAEAVRHVEQLFRVSLEFF; this is encoded by the coding sequence ATGAAAGTCATCATATGCGGGGCAGGGCGCGTCGGCTACGGTATTGCCGAACGGCTTTCAACCGAGGAAAACGACGTATCGGTCATCGATACATCCCCGTCTCTGATCCATGCGATTCGCGAGTCACTGGATGTGCGGGGGTATGTGGGCCATGGCGCTCATCCTGAGGTTCTTGCCCAGGCCGGAGCCGATCAGGCGGATATGATTATCGCGGTGACGCTCTATGACGAGGTCAACATGGTGGCCTGTCAGGTTGCCCATTCCCTGTTCAACGTGCCGACCAAGATTGCCCGCATTCGTGCCCAGAGCTACCTCGCCTCCCACTATTCAGATCTGTTCTCGCGCGAACACATGCCCATTGACGTGATCATCTCACCGGAAATCGAGGTGGGACAAATGGTGCTGCGGCGGATTGCATTGCCGGGCGCAAATGATGCGGTGCGGTTTTCTGACGATCTGATCACCATGGTGGCGATCGAATGTCTTGAGGATTGTCCGGTCGTCAACACACCGCTTGAGCAGCTCAGCGATCTCTTTCCTGATCTGACCGCGACCGTTGTCGGTGTGTGGCGCGACGGGCACCTGATTGTGCCGCGCTCAAGTGACCAGCTTGTTACCGGCGACCTTGCCTATGTGATCTGCGACCGCAGTCATGTCCGGCGTACGCTGGGCCTTTTCGGTCATGAAGAGCCCGAGGCAACGCGGATCGTGATCTCCGGCGGGGGCAATATCGGCTTCTTTGTTGCCAAGACGATTGAAGAGCGGCAGGCCCGCACAAAGGTCAAGATCATCGAAAACGATCGCGACCGGGCCGTCAGGATTGCCGACGATCTCAATCGCACTGTCGTTCTCAACGGGTCGTCTCTCGATCAGCAGATATTGGTGGAGGCCGATATACAGGATGCTGACCTGATGGTCGCGCTCACCAATGATGACCAGGTCAATATCTTATCCAGCGTCATGGCAAAACGGCTCGGATGCAAATCGAACCTCGCGCTGATCAACAGCCCCGCATTTCTCGATTTCACGCGGACTTTGGGCATTGATGCGCATGTCAGCCCGCGCGCGGTTACGATATCGCGGATTCTGCAACATGTGCGCCGCGGCCGTATCCTTGCTGTTCACAGCGTCCAGCAGGGCGCGGCAGAGGTTGTCGAAGCTCAGGCTCTGGAAACCTCGCCGATCGTGGGCAAGGAGTTGCGCGAACTGGACCTGCCGCATGGCATACGTCTCGGCGCGCTTTATCGTGACGGGCAGGTCATGCGACCGGATGGAGACAGCAAGATCAAAACCGGCGATCGCGTTGTGCTGCTGGCAAGGGCTGAGGCGGTGCGCCACGTCGAACAACTGTTCCGGGTCAGCCTTGAATTCTTTTGA